In Agrobacterium sp. RAC06, a single window of DNA contains:
- a CDS encoding phasin family protein: MINIDDASKKGKEAMEAMMKNYSEVTKGFQAIATEATDYSKKSFQDMASYMEALTSVKSVEAAFELQTTFMKSSYESFVAEATKMGEMYADLAKIAYKPYEGVVGKAMAPMSSAA; this comes from the coding sequence ATGATCAATATCGATGACGCCAGCAAGAAGGGCAAGGAAGCCATGGAAGCCATGATGAAGAACTATTCGGAAGTCACCAAGGGTTTTCAGGCGATCGCCACAGAAGCGACCGACTACTCCAAGAAGTCGTTCCAGGACATGGCGTCCTACATGGAAGCCCTGACATCGGTGAAGAGCGTTGAAGCTGCTTTCGAGCTCCAGACGACCTTCATGAAGTCCTCCTATGAGAGTTTCGTTGCCGAAGCGACCAAGATGGGCGAAATGTATGCTGATCTCGCCAAGATCGCTTACAAGCCCTACGAGGGTGTTGTCGGCAAGGCCATGGCGCCAATGTCTTCTGCTGCCTGA
- a CDS encoding DUF3126 family protein produces the protein MKPEELKKLDAYFKRTFNPTMSVKARPRKDDSAEVYVGDEFLGVVFKDDEDGDLSYNFSMAILDVDL, from the coding sequence GTGAAGCCCGAAGAACTGAAGAAGCTCGACGCCTATTTCAAGCGCACCTTCAACCCGACGATGAGTGTGAAGGCCCGTCCGCGCAAGGACGATTCCGCTGAAGTGTATGTCGGTGACGAGTTCCTCGGCGTTGTCTTCAAGGACGACGAAGACGGCGATCTCTCCTACAATTTCTCGATGGCGATCCTCGACGTCGACCTTTGA
- the cysE gene encoding serine O-acetyltransferase: protein MVAHNDVLKTETVKSMDPIWDSLRHEARVAADRDPMLAAFFHSTVLSHRSLEDCVIYRICERLDHSDVPAIVLRQAFEAMMADWPEWTGILRVDIQAVYDRDPACTRFLEPVLYFKGFHAIQTHRLAHWLWNNGRKDFALYLQSRSSNMFQTDINPAARIGKGIFLDHATGLVVGETARIGDNVSILHGVTLGGTGKEGADRHPKIGDGVMIGAGAKVLGNIEVGSCSRIAAGSVVLKPVPKCTTVAGVPARVVGEAGCAEPARSMDQMIASDD, encoded by the coding sequence ATGGTCGCACACAACGACGTCCTCAAGACCGAGACTGTCAAGTCCATGGATCCGATCTGGGATAGCCTGCGGCATGAAGCCCGCGTGGCCGCCGATCGCGATCCTATGCTGGCGGCCTTCTTCCACTCGACGGTCCTCAGCCACCGCTCGCTAGAGGATTGTGTTATCTACCGGATCTGCGAACGGCTCGATCACTCCGACGTGCCCGCGATCGTGTTGCGTCAGGCTTTCGAAGCGATGATGGCCGACTGGCCGGAATGGACCGGTATTCTCCGCGTCGACATCCAGGCCGTCTACGACCGCGATCCGGCCTGCACGAGGTTCCTCGAGCCGGTGCTCTATTTCAAGGGATTCCATGCGATCCAGACCCACCGTCTGGCCCATTGGCTGTGGAACAATGGTCGCAAGGACTTTGCGCTTTACCTGCAAAGCCGCTCGTCCAACATGTTCCAGACCGACATCAACCCGGCCGCACGGATCGGCAAGGGCATCTTCCTCGATCACGCCACCGGTCTCGTCGTTGGCGAAACCGCACGCATCGGAGACAATGTTTCCATTCTTCATGGTGTTACCCTGGGTGGTACCGGCAAGGAAGGTGCAGATCGACATCCGAAGATCGGTGATGGCGTGATGATCGGAGCAGGTGCCAAGGTCCTCGGCAACATTGAAGTGGGCAGCTGCTCGCGCATCGCTGCAGGTTCTGTCGTTCTAAAGCCCGTGCCGAAATGCACAACAGTCGCCGGCGTTCCCGCACGCGTGGTCGGGGAGGCGGGTTGTGCCGAGCCGGCGCGCTCAATGGACCAGATGATCGCTTCGGACGACTGA
- a CDS encoding enoyl-CoA hydratase-related protein, with amino-acid sequence MKQSISFANGFIKAFVEAGTGLLILDNPQRKNAVTAAMWRAIPEAIHWLHVEAEARVIVISGAGTADFSAGADISEFTELRKDTQTARVYEASNSRAFAAIREAPVPMIAAIRGVCYGGGFGLAAATDLRIAASDAVFAVPAARLGLAYPADAVQDFVRGLGSQMARRALYTGAAMKASDLFGCGFLSEITEPDELEQRVKMLADTIAANAPLSLRASKLALRAVEQADDDLLREAEIIGATTFESADYREGRSAFAERRRPVFTGR; translated from the coding sequence ATGAAACAGTCGATCAGCTTCGCCAATGGCTTTATCAAAGCTTTCGTTGAAGCCGGAACGGGGCTGTTGATCCTCGACAATCCGCAACGCAAGAATGCCGTTACGGCGGCCATGTGGCGGGCGATCCCCGAGGCCATTCATTGGCTGCATGTCGAGGCGGAGGCACGCGTGATCGTGATTTCCGGGGCCGGCACCGCAGACTTCAGCGCCGGAGCAGACATTTCGGAATTTACCGAATTACGCAAGGATACTCAGACCGCACGCGTCTATGAGGCCTCGAACAGCCGCGCGTTTGCAGCCATCCGGGAAGCGCCGGTTCCGATGATCGCGGCGATCAGGGGCGTCTGCTATGGCGGCGGCTTCGGCCTCGCGGCGGCGACCGACTTGAGGATTGCGGCATCCGATGCGGTGTTTGCGGTGCCCGCCGCCAGACTCGGCCTTGCCTATCCGGCCGATGCCGTCCAGGATTTTGTCCGTGGCCTTGGAAGCCAGATGGCACGGCGCGCGCTTTACACCGGCGCCGCGATGAAGGCCTCAGACCTGTTCGGCTGCGGCTTTCTGTCTGAAATCACCGAGCCCGACGAACTGGAGCAGCGCGTAAAAATGCTGGCCGACACCATTGCCGCGAATGCCCCCTTGTCGCTGCGCGCGTCGAAACTGGCCCTGCGCGCCGTCGAACAGGCCGATGATGACCTGCTGCGCGAAGCCGAGATTATTGGTGCAACGACCTTCGAAAGCGCTGACTATCGCGAGGGCCGCTCAGCCTTCGCCGAACGCCGACGGCCTGTTTTCACCGGCCGCTGA
- a CDS encoding alpha/beta fold hydrolase translates to MNLDAPPFSSFRNDGLDLAYFDDGDPAGDPVLLIHGFASSASVNWVYPGWLRTLGDAGYRVIAIDNRGHGASAKPHDPEAYHPTAMAADAAALLTHLGIADAHVMGYSMGARISAFLAIEHPDRVRSLIFGGLGIGMCDGVGDWDPIADALLAPSLEDVTHERGRMFRAFADQTKSDRLALAACIRTSRDLVRREDIARVEIPTLIGVGTKDDIAGSPHALAELMPRAVALDIPNRDHMLAVGDRVFKKAALDFYSELAGN, encoded by the coding sequence ATGAATCTCGACGCGCCGCCGTTTTCCAGCTTCCGCAACGATGGGCTAGACCTCGCCTATTTTGATGATGGAGATCCGGCCGGCGATCCGGTGCTGCTGATTCACGGCTTTGCTTCCTCGGCAAGCGTCAACTGGGTCTATCCCGGCTGGTTGCGCACGTTGGGCGATGCCGGCTACCGGGTGATCGCCATCGACAATCGCGGCCATGGCGCAAGCGCCAAGCCGCATGATCCGGAAGCTTACCATCCGACGGCGATGGCCGCTGATGCCGCAGCATTGCTCACCCATCTCGGGATCGCCGATGCCCATGTCATGGGCTATTCCATGGGCGCCCGGATTTCCGCTTTCCTGGCGATCGAACATCCCGACCGCGTTCGCTCGCTGATCTTCGGCGGCCTCGGTATCGGCATGTGCGACGGTGTGGGCGACTGGGATCCGATCGCCGACGCACTGCTTGCGCCCTCGCTCGAAGACGTGACCCACGAGCGTGGCCGCATGTTCCGCGCCTTTGCGGACCAGACGAAGTCAGACCGTCTGGCACTTGCCGCCTGCATTCGCACCTCCCGGGACCTGGTGCGTCGGGAGGATATAGCCAGGGTCGAGATCCCGACCTTGATCGGCGTGGGGACCAAGGATGACATTGCCGGATCGCCGCATGCGCTGGCCGAACTGATGCCGCGAGCCGTGGCGCTCGATATCCCCAATCGCGACCATATGCTGGCGGTTGGCGACCGGGTGTTCAAGAAGGCGGCCCTCGACTTCTATTCGGAACTAGCCGGAAACTGA
- a CDS encoding zinc-finger domain-containing protein, with protein sequence MAGHTIPHFQNDGGHRVIEVGVKEFMCTGASVPYDHPHIFIDMGHDNEKVCSYCSTLFRYNPSLKAEQTNPPGCVFHIKAA encoded by the coding sequence ATGGCCGGCCACACCATTCCCCATTTCCAGAACGACGGCGGTCACCGAGTGATCGAAGTCGGCGTGAAAGAATTCATGTGCACCGGCGCCTCTGTGCCCTACGACCATCCGCATATCTTCATCGACATGGGACATGACAACGAAAAGGTCTGCTCCTACTGCTCGACGCTCTTCCGCTACAATCCGAGCCTGAAGGCCGAACAGACCAACCCGCCGGGCTGCGTCTTCCACATCAAGGCGGCGTGA
- a CDS encoding FAD-dependent monooxygenase, with product MSIKHAAIVGAGVAGLTAALSLAAKGISSDIIEQAPQLGEVGAGLQLSPNATRVLDALGVLGELERHWLEPTAISLVSGKDLRPLASVPAGQFARKRWGHPYGVLHRSTLQQGLLRAVLNQPLCRMHLGHRVQGVGIDALAAITQRKPDLVIGADGAWSVARDAITGAPSVSFSGNIAWRFTISRAAAPAFLSRTGVTAYLGAKAHLVSYPLNEIEGFNLVAIAAGTRSDESWAIDADAARRAMLLEQFSGWHRDIRTILAGAERPTFWPLYQASEGNWHNGRDTVLIGDAAHAMMPFSAQGAAMAIEDAFALAAHVARAPLPSALAAFTSERKARAARVKARGDFNRFAYHARGPFRLGRDIVLSLRSPETLAADLDWLYGHRIDG from the coding sequence ATGTCCATCAAGCACGCCGCCATCGTCGGAGCCGGGGTGGCGGGGCTGACTGCTGCCCTGTCGCTGGCCGCCAAGGGCATTTCGTCCGATATCATCGAGCAGGCACCGCAACTCGGAGAAGTCGGCGCCGGCCTCCAGCTATCGCCGAATGCGACCCGCGTCCTCGACGCGCTTGGCGTGCTCGGCGAACTCGAACGTCACTGGCTGGAGCCGACGGCGATCAGCCTGGTTTCAGGCAAGGACCTTCGCCCCCTTGCATCGGTACCCGCCGGTCAATTCGCGAGGAAGCGCTGGGGTCATCCTTACGGCGTTCTCCACCGCTCGACACTCCAGCAAGGGCTTCTGCGGGCCGTGCTCAATCAACCGCTGTGCCGCATGCATCTCGGCCATCGGGTGCAGGGCGTAGGCATTGACGCTCTCGCCGCAATCACTCAGCGCAAACCCGATCTGGTCATTGGCGCCGATGGCGCCTGGTCGGTCGCCCGCGATGCGATCACCGGTGCGCCGAGCGTCAGCTTTTCCGGCAACATCGCCTGGCGCTTCACCATCAGCCGGGCTGCGGCGCCCGCCTTCCTGTCGCGGACGGGTGTGACTGCCTATCTCGGCGCCAAGGCGCATCTCGTCAGCTATCCACTGAACGAGATCGAGGGCTTCAATTTGGTTGCCATTGCAGCCGGCACGAGGAGCGACGAAAGCTGGGCCATCGATGCGGATGCGGCGCGACGCGCGATGCTGCTCGAACAGTTTTCAGGCTGGCATCGCGACATCAGAACAATTCTGGCCGGCGCGGAGCGCCCCACTTTCTGGCCGCTCTATCAGGCTTCAGAGGGCAACTGGCACAATGGGCGCGATACGGTCCTGATCGGGGATGCGGCGCATGCGATGATGCCCTTTTCCGCGCAGGGTGCGGCCATGGCGATCGAGGATGCCTTTGCTCTGGCGGCCCATGTCGCTCGGGCACCCCTGCCCTCGGCCCTTGCCGCCTTTACGAGCGAACGCAAGGCGCGCGCTGCCCGGGTCAAGGCACGCGGCGATTTCAACCGCTTCGCCTACCATGCGCGCGGCCCATTCCGCCTCGGACGAGACATCGTTTTGTCGCTGCGTTCACCCGAGACGCTCGCCGCCGACCTGGACTGGCTCTACGGCCACCGCATCGACGGCTGA
- a CDS encoding cystathionine beta-lyase, with amino-acid sequence MSKSKDWLASAGTDTRLCHIGYDPADYHGFVNPPVVHASTVLFPNARAMETRTQPYTYGTRGTPTTDALCRAIDELEGSAGTILVPSGLAAITVPFLAFLSAGDHALIVDSVYSPCRHFCDTMLTRLGVEVEYYDPEIGSDIERLIRPNTRLVHTEAPGSNTMEMQDIRAISDAAHKHGCVVTIDNTWATPLYFRALDFGADISIHAATKYPSGHSDILMGTVSANAKHWPVLKEANITLGICGAPDDSYQILRGLRTMGLRLEHHCKSALSVARWLEGRDDVGQVLHPALESFPGHAIWKRDFKGASGVFSFVLPAASKDKIKPKAHAFLDALQLFGLGWSWGGYESLAVLVNLEDRKIRKGPTDGAVIRLQIGLENVEDICADLERGFAAAASV; translated from the coding sequence ATGAGCAAATCCAAAGACTGGCTGGCGTCTGCCGGCACCGACACGAGACTGTGCCATATCGGCTATGATCCGGCCGACTACCACGGCTTCGTCAATCCACCGGTCGTGCATGCCTCCACAGTCCTGTTTCCCAATGCGCGGGCCATGGAAACGCGTACGCAGCCCTACACCTATGGCACGCGCGGAACGCCGACGACGGATGCTCTGTGCCGTGCGATTGATGAACTGGAGGGATCGGCCGGAACGATCCTGGTGCCGTCGGGCCTGGCTGCGATCACGGTTCCCTTTCTCGCCTTTCTGTCGGCCGGTGACCATGCGCTCATCGTCGATTCCGTCTATTCGCCCTGCCGCCACTTCTGCGACACGATGCTGACCCGCCTCGGGGTCGAGGTGGAGTATTACGATCCCGAGATCGGATCCGACATCGAGCGTCTGATCCGCCCGAACACCAGACTGGTGCATACCGAAGCGCCGGGCTCCAACACCATGGAAATGCAGGATATCAGAGCGATCTCCGACGCGGCGCACAAGCATGGTTGCGTGGTCACGATCGACAACACCTGGGCGACGCCGCTCTATTTCCGCGCCCTGGATTTTGGCGCCGACATCTCCATCCACGCCGCCACGAAATATCCGTCGGGCCATTCCGACATCCTGATGGGGACCGTTTCTGCCAATGCCAAGCACTGGCCGGTGCTGAAGGAAGCGAACATCACGCTCGGCATCTGCGGCGCTCCCGATGACAGCTATCAGATCCTGCGGGGCCTGCGCACGATGGGCCTGCGTCTAGAGCACCATTGCAAGAGTGCTCTTTCGGTCGCGCGCTGGCTGGAAGGCCGAGACGACGTTGGGCAGGTCCTGCATCCGGCGCTTGAAAGCTTTCCCGGTCATGCCATCTGGAAGCGCGACTTCAAGGGCGCGAGCGGCGTCTTCTCCTTCGTCCTTCCGGCAGCCTCCAAGGACAAGATCAAGCCGAAGGCGCACGCTTTCCTCGATGCCCTGCAGCTTTTTGGCTTGGGCTGGTCCTGGGGCGGTTACGAGAGCCTCGCGGTTCTCGTCAATCTCGAAGACCGCAAGATCCGCAAGGGTCCCACCGACGGCGCCGTGATCAGGCTCCAGATCGGCCTCGAGAATGTCGAGGACATCTGCGCTGATCTCGAGCGTGGATTTGCAGCGGCAGCGTCTGTCTGA
- a CDS encoding amino acid ABC transporter substrate-binding protein, translating to MNNKFLSAAIGAAVLGFGASAASAATLDDVKAKGFVQCGVNTGLAGFASPDAAGNWTGFDVDYCKAVAAAVFGDATKVKYTPTTAQSRFTALQSGEVDMLARNTTWTISRDTALGFNFRTVNYYDGQGFMVTKGLNVKSALELSGAAVCVQSGTTTELNLADYFKANNLEYKPVVFEKLEEVNAAYQAGRCDVYTTDQSGLYSLRLTLTNPDDHMILPEIISKEPLGPAVRQGDDQWFDIVSWTHYALVQAEEFGITQANVDEIKSSSTNPDIKRFLGAEADTKIGTDLGLTNDWAYNIIKGVGNYGEVFERNIGANTPLKIERGVNALWTNGGLQYAPPVR from the coding sequence ATGAACAACAAGTTCCTGTCAGCTGCCATCGGCGCTGCGGTCCTGGGTTTTGGCGCGTCCGCAGCTTCCGCCGCGACGCTTGATGACGTGAAGGCCAAGGGTTTCGTCCAGTGCGGCGTGAACACGGGTCTCGCCGGCTTCGCTTCGCCGGATGCTGCCGGTAACTGGACCGGTTTCGACGTCGATTACTGCAAGGCCGTTGCTGCCGCCGTCTTTGGTGACGCCACCAAGGTCAAGTACACGCCGACCACCGCCCAGAGCCGCTTCACGGCGCTGCAGTCTGGCGAAGTCGACATGCTCGCACGCAACACCACCTGGACCATCAGCCGCGACACCGCGCTCGGCTTCAACTTCCGTACCGTCAACTACTATGACGGTCAGGGCTTCATGGTCACCAAGGGCCTGAACGTCAAATCCGCTCTCGAGCTCTCGGGCGCCGCCGTCTGCGTTCAGTCCGGCACCACGACCGAACTCAACCTCGCCGACTACTTCAAGGCCAACAACCTCGAGTACAAGCCGGTCGTTTTCGAAAAGCTGGAAGAAGTCAACGCTGCCTATCAGGCTGGCCGTTGCGACGTTTACACGACCGACCAGTCGGGCCTGTATTCGCTGCGTCTGACGCTGACCAACCCGGACGATCACATGATCCTGCCGGAAATCATCTCGAAGGAGCCGCTTGGTCCGGCCGTTCGTCAGGGTGACGACCAGTGGTTCGACATCGTTTCGTGGACCCACTACGCCCTGGTACAGGCCGAAGAATTCGGCATCACCCAGGCCAATGTCGACGAAATCAAGTCGTCTTCGACCAACCCGGACATCAAGCGCTTCCTCGGCGCCGAAGCCGACACCAAGATCGGTACCGACCTCGGCCTCACCAATGACTGGGCCTACAACATCATCAAGGGCGTCGGTAACTACGGCGAAGTCTTCGAGCGCAACATCGGCGCCAACACCCCGCTCAAGATCGAGCGCGGCGTGAACGCCCTGTGGACCAACGGTGGCCTGCAGTACGCACCGCCGGTCCGCTAA
- a CDS encoding amino acid ABC transporter permease: MTDHATSLPAEGRSLGSLIYDPKVRSIFFQIATIAVMTFIVWTIANNTIANLARSNTATGYDFLNGRAGFDIGQSLIAYTSDSTYGRAILVGLLNTLLVAATGIVTATVIGFLIGIGRLSRNWLIAKLCTVYVEAFRNLPPLLVIFFWYSGVLSTLPQPRDSLELPFSTFLNNRGLAFPKPIWGDGAGMIPIAIVVGIIAAIVVSRWAKARQMRTGQIFPTGWVSLGLIIGLPVLAFLAAGSPLTFDYPVASRFNMSGGAVIAPEFVALYLALSFYTAAFIAEIIRAGIKGVSKGQTEAASALGLQPSTTTRLVIVPQAMRIIIPPLTSQYLNLTKNSSLGVAVGFPELVSTGGTTLNQTGQAIEIVSIWLVVYLSISIVTSLFMNWFNARMALVER, from the coding sequence ATGACAGATCACGCCACCAGTTTGCCCGCCGAAGGGCGGAGCCTTGGCTCGCTGATCTACGATCCGAAAGTAAGATCGATCTTCTTTCAGATCGCTACGATCGCCGTCATGACGTTTATCGTCTGGACCATTGCAAACAACACCATCGCAAACCTCGCCCGCAGCAACACCGCCACGGGCTATGACTTTCTGAACGGCCGTGCCGGTTTCGACATCGGGCAGAGCCTGATCGCCTACACGTCGGATTCGACCTATGGCAGGGCAATTCTCGTCGGCCTGCTGAATACGCTGCTGGTCGCCGCAACCGGTATCGTGACAGCGACCGTGATCGGCTTTCTCATCGGTATCGGTCGTCTGTCGCGGAACTGGCTGATCGCCAAGCTCTGCACTGTCTATGTGGAAGCCTTCCGCAACCTGCCGCCGCTGCTCGTCATCTTCTTCTGGTATTCGGGCGTGCTTTCGACCCTGCCGCAGCCGCGCGATTCGCTGGAACTGCCGTTCTCGACCTTCCTCAACAATCGTGGTCTCGCCTTCCCGAAGCCGATCTGGGGTGATGGCGCGGGCATGATCCCGATAGCGATCGTCGTCGGCATCATCGCGGCCATCGTCGTTTCTCGCTGGGCGAAGGCGCGGCAGATGCGCACCGGCCAGATCTTCCCGACCGGTTGGGTCAGCCTCGGCCTGATCATCGGCCTGCCCGTTCTCGCCTTCCTGGCGGCCGGCTCGCCATTGACGTTCGACTACCCGGTCGCAAGCCGTTTCAACATGTCCGGCGGCGCTGTCATCGCACCGGAGTTCGTTGCGCTTTATCTCGCGCTGTCCTTCTACACCGCTGCCTTCATCGCGGAAATCATCCGTGCCGGCATCAAGGGTGTCTCGAAGGGACAGACCGAGGCTGCGTCCGCGCTCGGCCTGCAGCCGTCGACCACGACGCGTCTTGTGATCGTGCCGCAGGCGATGCGCATCATCATTCCGCCGCTCACCAGCCAGTATCTGAACCTGACGAAAAACTCGTCTCTCGGTGTCGCCGTAGGCTTCCCCGAACTGGTCTCTACCGGCGGGACCACTCTCAACCAGACCGGCCAGGCGATCGAGATCGTATCGATCTGGCTGGTGGTCTATCTCTCCATCAGCATTGTGACCTCGCTCTTCATGAACTGGTTCAATGCAAGAATGGCCCTGGTGGAGCGTTGA
- a CDS encoding amino acid ABC transporter permease, giving the protein MASEVTYIRQEMLAPLPPPTSEASVVGWVRKNLLATPKDVVLTIIGLAVLALILPGAINFLFLDAAWFGADRSVCATIAQGGTQPDGWKGACWAFVESRFSQFIFGRYPLEERWRVILVGVMFVALLVPMLIPKAPRKGLNALLLFIVFPVVAFFLLHGGFGLTEVETPLWGGLMVTLILSFVGIAVSLPLGILLALGRRSDMPIIKMICVVFIEVVRGVPLITVLFMANVMLPLFMPTGWTIDNFLRALVGVSLFASAYMAEVVRGGLQAIPKGQYEGADSLGLSYWQKTRLIILPQAIKLVIPGIVNTFIGLFKDTSLVSIIGMFDLLGIVRLNFTDATWATPVTPLTGLIFAGFVFWIFCFGMSRYSAFMERHLDTGHKR; this is encoded by the coding sequence ATGGCGTCTGAAGTCACTTATATCCGCCAGGAAATGCTGGCTCCGCTGCCCCCACCGACCTCGGAAGCGAGCGTCGTGGGCTGGGTTCGAAAGAATCTTCTGGCAACCCCGAAGGATGTCGTCCTGACCATCATCGGGCTTGCCGTGCTGGCTCTGATCCTGCCCGGGGCCATCAACTTCCTGTTCCTCGACGCTGCGTGGTTCGGTGCCGATCGCTCTGTCTGCGCAACGATCGCGCAGGGCGGCACTCAGCCTGACGGTTGGAAAGGCGCCTGCTGGGCCTTCGTCGAGAGCCGGTTCTCGCAGTTCATCTTCGGGCGCTACCCGCTCGAGGAACGCTGGCGCGTTATCCTCGTCGGCGTGATGTTCGTCGCACTCCTGGTGCCGATGCTGATCCCCAAGGCGCCGCGCAAGGGCCTCAACGCCCTTCTGCTGTTCATCGTCTTCCCGGTCGTCGCCTTCTTCCTGCTGCATGGCGGGTTCGGCCTCACGGAAGTCGAAACACCGCTCTGGGGCGGCCTGATGGTGACGCTGATCCTGTCCTTCGTGGGCATCGCCGTCTCGCTGCCGCTCGGCATCCTGCTGGCACTCGGCCGCCGTTCGGACATGCCTATCATCAAGATGATCTGTGTCGTCTTCATTGAAGTCGTTCGCGGCGTGCCGCTGATCACAGTGCTCTTCATGGCCAATGTGATGCTGCCGCTGTTCATGCCAACGGGCTGGACCATCGACAACTTCCTGCGCGCGCTGGTCGGCGTGTCGCTGTTTGCCTCTGCCTATATGGCGGAAGTCGTGCGCGGCGGCCTGCAGGCGATCCCGAAGGGACAGTATGAGGGCGCAGACTCGCTCGGCCTCTCCTATTGGCAGAAGACCCGCCTGATCATCCTGCCGCAGGCGATCAAGCTGGTCATCCCGGGCATCGTCAACACCTTCATCGGTCTGTTCAAGGATACCTCGCTCGTGTCGATCATCGGCATGTTCGACCTCCTGGGCATCGTCCGTCTCAACTTCACCGATGCCACCTGGGCCACTCCTGTGACGCCGCTCACGGGTCTGATCTTCGCTGGCTTCGTATTCTGGATCTTCTGCTTCGGCATGTCGCGCTACTCCGCCTTCATGGAGCGGCACCTCGACACCGGCCACAAGCGATAA
- a CDS encoding amino acid ABC transporter ATP-binding protein has protein sequence MAEANSAKKTVSGTDVAVELINMNKWYGDFHVLRDINLKVMKGERIVVAGPSGSGKSTMIRCINRLEEHQTGNILVDNIELTNDLKKIDEVRREVGMVFQHFNLFPHLTILENCTLAPIWVRKMPKKDAEEVAMHFLKRVKIPEQANKYPGQLSGGQQQRVAIARALCMKPKIMLFDEPTSALDPEMVKEVLDTMVGLAEEGMTMICVTHEMGFARQVADRVIFMDQGQIVEQNSPAEFFDNPQHERTKLFLSQILH, from the coding sequence ATGGCTGAAGCCAACTCCGCTAAAAAGACCGTGTCGGGCACCGATGTGGCGGTCGAGCTGATCAACATGAACAAGTGGTACGGTGATTTCCACGTGCTGCGAGACATCAACCTCAAGGTGATGAAGGGCGAACGCATTGTCGTGGCCGGACCGTCCGGATCCGGAAAATCGACGATGATCCGCTGCATCAATCGGCTTGAGGAACACCAAACGGGCAATATCCTGGTCGACAATATCGAGCTGACGAACGACCTGAAGAAGATCGACGAAGTTCGGCGTGAAGTCGGCATGGTGTTCCAGCACTTCAACCTGTTCCCGCATCTGACCATCCTGGAAAACTGCACGCTGGCACCGATTTGGGTGCGCAAGATGCCGAAGAAGGATGCTGAGGAAGTCGCGATGCACTTCCTGAAGCGCGTCAAGATCCCGGAACAGGCCAACAAGTATCCGGGCCAGCTCTCCGGTGGTCAGCAGCAGCGTGTGGCAATCGCTCGTGCGCTCTGCATGAAGCCGAAGATCATGCTGTTCGACGAGCCGACCTCGGCGCTCGACCCTGAGATGGTCAAGGAAGTGCTCGACACCATGGTCGGCCTTGCCGAAGAAGGCATGACGATGATCTGCGTCACCCATGAAATGGGCTTCGCCCGCCAGGTTGCCGACCGCGTGATCTTCATGGACCAGGGTCAGATCGTCGAGCAGAACTCGCCGGCCGAGTTCTTCGACAATCCGCAGCACGAGCGTACCAAGCTCTTCCTCAGCCAGATCCTGCACTGA
- a CDS encoding nuclease gives MSSRTASSRRAPAKRRKSSRSSAGQGMTSWLVILAVVAGGIALYDNRATVLKELSPLLSKERSVAASPTPKPDTSREKQPQPKTQSTAAKGPVPPASVGVAKAAVPASRPAIASTETAALTGENFSGKFYFCGTSGLDNCVMSGDTFWYRKTKIVLADIAAPRTDGAACQQERDRGFAAKVRLKDLLSSGRFDLETLKVQATGAAAGVLRVATRDGRSLGSILVSEGLAKPRMARQQNWCP, from the coding sequence ATGTCCAGTCGCACCGCTTCATCCCGCCGCGCGCCCGCAAAGCGCCGCAAGTCGAGCCGTTCTTCCGCAGGTCAGGGCATGACATCCTGGCTCGTCATCCTGGCGGTGGTGGCCGGTGGAATTGCGCTCTATGACAACAGGGCCACCGTCCTCAAGGAACTGTCACCTTTGCTGTCGAAGGAGCGATCCGTCGCGGCGAGCCCGACGCCGAAACCGGATACGAGCCGGGAAAAGCAGCCACAGCCCAAGACGCAATCGACTGCCGCGAAGGGGCCCGTACCACCAGCTTCAGTCGGTGTGGCAAAGGCAGCGGTGCCTGCGTCACGGCCTGCCATTGCTTCGACCGAGACGGCTGCTCTGACGGGTGAGAATTTCTCCGGAAAGTTCTATTTCTGCGGCACGTCCGGCCTCGACAATTGCGTCATGAGCGGGGACACCTTCTGGTACCGCAAGACGAAGATCGTGCTGGCGGATATTGCCGCCCCGCGCACCGATGGCGCCGCCTGCCAGCAGGAACGCGACCGGGGCTTCGCCGCCAAGGTGCGGCTCAAGGATCTCTTGAGTTCTGGCCGATTCGATCTCGAGACGCTCAAGGTGCAAGCCACAGGTGCCGCAGCCGGGGTATTGCGCGTGGCGACCCGCGACGGTCGCTCGCTGGGCTCCATTCTCGTCTCGGAAGGTCTGGCCAAGCCGCGCATGGCGCGTCAGCAGAACTGGTGCCCCTGA